The stretch of DNA TGCTTTACCGCTTTGCTCACCAGTTCAATACCGGTTTTATCACAAGGTGGCAGCTCTGCATCACTAATATTAATTGGAGTCACTCTGTCACCCCATTTAATTAAGGCTGCGGCCGAGGTCAATCCTGCACCAAATGCACAAGATAAAATGGTTTGATTTGGTAAGATTTTACCTTGCTCTAGCGCATCACAAATCGCAATAGGGATAGTTGCAGCAGAAGTATTGCCGTAATTTGCAATATTCACAATGGCTTTTTCTTTTGGAATTTTCATGCGGCTAATCAGAGTATCAATAATACGCTCGTTAGCTTGATGAGGGATCACCCAATCGATATCTTCCTTATCGATGCCACATTTCTCTATCACTTTAGTACTTAACTTACCCATGCCTGCAATGGCACGTTTAAAGATCTCTTGACCGTTAAATTCGATATAAAAATCGAGTGAAGCGGCGTCAAATCGATCCATTGCAGTACCAAAACCGGCTTTAAGAATGTCTCTGCCAGCAGGGTCATTATTCAGCTCATAGCCTAAGATACCAATTGCTTCATCTGTTGCTTCTAATACAACTGCGCCGGCACCATCACCAAATAAAACGGCGGTGTCACGTCGTGACCAATCTAAAAAGAACGACAGTCTTTCTGCACCAATGACGAGCACCTTTTTGCATTGGCCGCTCTTTATTTGTGAACTCGCTAGGCCAACGCCATAAAGGAAACCACTGCATGCAGCATTGATATCAAAGGCTGCGCAAGTTGCACCCACATTAGCTTGAACCGTTGAAGCGATATTTGGGATCAGTGTGTCAGGTGTTGCGGTTGCTAGAATTATCATATCTAGATCGCTACCCTCAATACCGGCGGCAGCAAGTGCTCTTTGAGCGGCAACAGAGGCAAGCTCAGAAGTGTTGACATGACTAATATGACGCTGGCTAATACCTGTGCGAGATTTAATCCATTCATCAGAGGTTTCGATAAATGTTGAAAGGTCATGGTTTGTTAGGGTAGCGGGCGGAACACACTTTCCCCAACCTGTAATAGTAGCGTACTGCATTAGGTTATCTCTCAAAAATAAAAAAGCAGAACCTGCGCTCTGCCTTGTCAATCAGTATAAGTAAAGCTTAACAAGTCTTTTAACGCTCAACAGTGAGCTAGCCCTCTTGTTGAGCAACTAAAACTCTAATAGCTGCCGCAGCATGAAGGATGTGACTGCGTAACAGTTCAACAGCGTTATCAACGTCACCCTTCCTACAATAGTCTAGCAATTCTCTATGATCTTGCTGTGCTTTAGGAATACCACTCGCTAAAAATAGCTGTAAGCGGACATACCGATCACAGTTGGTATTCAGCCCATTGACGACTTCAATGGTATGAGGTTTGTCTGCTGCGCGGTATAAACAGGTATGGAACTGAGAATTTAATCCACTCCAGCGTTCTATTTGGTCTTTATCTTGAAATGCCACATCAAGCGAGTCCAAAATACCTTCAGCTTCCGTTAGGTCATCTTCAGTCATATTGGGGATTGCTTT from Shewanella sp. Choline-02u-19 encodes:
- a CDS encoding ketoacyl-ACP synthase III; amino-acid sequence: MQYATITGWGKCVPPATLTNHDLSTFIETSDEWIKSRTGISQRHISHVNTSELASVAAQRALAAAGIEGSDLDMIILATATPDTLIPNIASTVQANVGATCAAFDINAACSGFLYGVGLASSQIKSGQCKKVLVIGAERLSFFLDWSRRDTAVLFGDGAGAVVLEATDEAIGILGYELNNDPAGRDILKAGFGTAMDRFDAASLDFYIEFNGQEIFKRAIAGMGKLSTKVIEKCGIDKEDIDWVIPHQANERIIDTLISRMKIPKEKAIVNIANYGNTSAATIPIAICDALEQGKILPNQTILSCAFGAGLTSAAALIKWGDRVTPINISDAELPPCDKTGIELVSKAVKHFCK
- a CDS encoding GntR family transcriptional regulator yields the protein MSRKTPIVHKTRTQVVVEVLREKILSGEIAAGMPLRQSALADEMNVSRIPVREALLQLEAEGLVKFEAHKGATATILSAVQVTELFDLRALIETDLLAKAIPNMTEDDLTEAEGILDSLDVAFQDKDQIERWSGLNSQFHTCLYRAADKPHTIEVVNGLNTNCDRYVRLQLFLASGIPKAQQDHRELLDYCRKGDVDNAVELLRSHILHAAAAIRVLVAQQEG